Proteins from a single region of Seriola aureovittata isolate HTS-2021-v1 ecotype China chromosome 9, ASM2101889v1, whole genome shotgun sequence:
- the mapk14a gene encoding mitogen-activated protein kinase 14A isoform X1 codes for MSQKERPVFYRQEVNKTIWEVPERYQSLSPVGSGAYGSVCSAYDMKSGLKVAVKKLSRPFQSIIHAKRTYRELRLLKHMKHENVIGLLDVFSPATSLKEFTDVYLVTHLMGADLNNIVKCQKLTDDHVQFLIYQILRGLKYIHSADIIHRDLKPSNLAVNEDCELKILDFGLARHTDDEMTGYVATRWYRAPEIMLNWMHYNMTVDIWSVGCIMAELLTGRTLFPGTDHIDQLKLIMLLVGTPGPELLMKISSESARNYIGSLPHMPKRNFADVFIGANPQAVDLLEKMLVLDTDKRITAAEALAHPYFAQYHDPDDEPEAEPYDQSFESRELEIEEWKRLTYEEVCSFEPPLFDEDDME; via the exons ATGTCGCAGAAAGAGAGACCAGTGTTTTATCGACAGGAGGTCAACAAAACGATATGGGAAGTGCCGGAGCGGTACCAAAGCCTGTCCCCGGTGGGCTCTGGCGCCTACGGATCCGTGTG ttCTGCATATGATATGAAGAGTGGTTTGAAGGTCGCTGTGAAGAAGCTCTCTCGGCCGTTTCAGTCCATCATTCATGCCAAGAGAACATACAGAGAGTTGCGGTTGCTTAagcacatgaaacatgaaaat GTAATCGGCCTCCTAGACGTCTTTTCCCCGGCTACTTCTCTGAAGGAATTCACTGATGT GTATCTTGTGACTCACCTGATGGGGGCAGATCTCAACAACATAGTGAAATGTCAGAAGCTCACAGATGACCATGTGCAGTTCCTCATATACCAGATCCTTCGAGGGTTAAAG tATATCCACTCAGCAGACATCATTCATAGA GATTTGAAACCTAGTAACCTGGCAGTGAATGAAGACTGTGAGCTGAAG ATTTTGGACTTTGGTTTGGCGCGGCACACTGATGATGAGATGACCGGTTATGTGGCTACCCGCTGGTATCGAGCCCCAGAGATCATGTTGAACTGGATGCATTACAACATGACAG tggatATTTGGTCAGTGGGATGTATAATGGCAGAACTCCTCACTGGAAGAACTCTGTTTCCTGGTACTGACC ACATTGATCAGTTGAAGCTAATCATGCTGCTCGTCGGAACACCAGGGCCCGAGCTCTTGATGAAAATATCTTCAGAGTCT GCCAGGAACTACATCGGCTCCTTGCCACACATGCCCAAGAGGAACTTTGCTGACGTGTTCATTGGTGCAAACCCACAAG CTGTGGACCTTTTGGAGAAAATGCTGGTTCTGGACACAGACAAGCGGATAACAGCAGCCGAAGCTCTGGCTCACCCCTACTTCGCTCAGTACCACGACCCGGACGACGAGCCTGAGGCCGAGCCGTACGACCAGAGCTTTGAGAGCCGTGAGCTGGAGATTGAAGAGTGGAAAC GATTAACCTACGAGGAGGTGTGTAGTTTTGAGCCGCCCCTCTTCGATGAGGATGACATGGAGTAG
- the mapk14a gene encoding mitogen-activated protein kinase 14A isoform X2 codes for MSQKERPVFYRQEVNKTIWEVPERYQSLSPVGSGAYGSVCSAYDMKSGLKVAVKKLSRPFQSIIHAKRTYRELRLLKHMKHENVIGLLDVFSPATSLKEFTDVYLVTHLMGADLNNIVKCQKLTDDHVQFLIYQILRGLKYIHSADIIHRDLKPSNLAVNEDCELKILDFGLARHTDDEMTGYVATRWYRAPEIMLNWMHYNMTVDIWSVGCIMAELLTGRTLFPGTDHINQLQQIMRLTGTPPASLISRMPSHEARNYIGSLPHMPKRNFADVFIGANPQAVDLLEKMLVLDTDKRITAAEALAHPYFAQYHDPDDEPEAEPYDQSFESRELEIEEWKRLTYEEVCSFEPPLFDEDDME; via the exons ATGTCGCAGAAAGAGAGACCAGTGTTTTATCGACAGGAGGTCAACAAAACGATATGGGAAGTGCCGGAGCGGTACCAAAGCCTGTCCCCGGTGGGCTCTGGCGCCTACGGATCCGTGTG ttCTGCATATGATATGAAGAGTGGTTTGAAGGTCGCTGTGAAGAAGCTCTCTCGGCCGTTTCAGTCCATCATTCATGCCAAGAGAACATACAGAGAGTTGCGGTTGCTTAagcacatgaaacatgaaaat GTAATCGGCCTCCTAGACGTCTTTTCCCCGGCTACTTCTCTGAAGGAATTCACTGATGT GTATCTTGTGACTCACCTGATGGGGGCAGATCTCAACAACATAGTGAAATGTCAGAAGCTCACAGATGACCATGTGCAGTTCCTCATATACCAGATCCTTCGAGGGTTAAAG tATATCCACTCAGCAGACATCATTCATAGA GATTTGAAACCTAGTAACCTGGCAGTGAATGAAGACTGTGAGCTGAAG ATTTTGGACTTTGGTTTGGCGCGGCACACTGATGATGAGATGACCGGTTATGTGGCTACCCGCTGGTATCGAGCCCCAGAGATCATGTTGAACTGGATGCATTACAACATGACAG tggatATTTGGTCAGTGGGATGTATAATGGCAGAACTCCTCACTGGAAGAACTCTGTTTCCTGGTACTGACC ATATAAACCAGCTTCAGCAGATAATGCGTTTGACAGGAACGCCCCCAGCATCTCTAATAAGCAGGATGCCCAGCCACGAG GCCAGGAACTACATCGGCTCCTTGCCACACATGCCCAAGAGGAACTTTGCTGACGTGTTCATTGGTGCAAACCCACAAG CTGTGGACCTTTTGGAGAAAATGCTGGTTCTGGACACAGACAAGCGGATAACAGCAGCCGAAGCTCTGGCTCACCCCTACTTCGCTCAGTACCACGACCCGGACGACGAGCCTGAGGCCGAGCCGTACGACCAGAGCTTTGAGAGCCGTGAGCTGGAGATTGAAGAGTGGAAAC GATTAACCTACGAGGAGGTGTGTAGTTTTGAGCCGCCCCTCTTCGATGAGGATGACATGGAGTAG